One Columba livia isolate bColLiv1 breed racing homer chromosome 29, bColLiv1.pat.W.v2, whole genome shotgun sequence genomic window, ATCTTTAATTTTGATCAGGAGCATTACAGGCTCGTTAATCGAGGTTTCCCTGGATCTGGAGCCACTATTTTAATGGCATATTCCCATGTGGCTTCACAATCTGTCTCCAGGAGAAGCTCATTATCAAACCCTGGTTTTAGCCTAAAACGGACATCATGGTCTGTAAAACAAGTAACTTTGCCATTCAGATCAGCATCCCTGTCCGTTACTGTTATTAATGCAATTTTTGTATTAAGGGGGCGCTTCTCAGACAAGAGCACTGTCCGGTTCGCTGGATTGATAATGTATCTTGTGTCTATTGATGGGACATTGTCATTAATATCCAAGCACTGGGGGGCCCACCCTGCTCCCCGCCCTCGCCCAGCACCGTCCTACCTGGGGAAGGACCCGAGGCTGTCGGAGACCATCATGTTGATGCTGGTGTCACCTGGGGGGTGTTGGTAGCCCGTGGGGACAGACGGGGGGCAAAACGGAGCGGGGGGGCTGCAAGCGCAGACACGGGGGGTTCACATCTGGGGGGGTTCTGCATCGcagcccccccccgcccagggcacagctgggcacagctgggcaCTCACCACATGGGGCTGAGCACCGACTGCAAGCTCTCGGGGTGCAGCTCGGGCTGCAGCATGGGGGGGGTGAACATCTGAGCCTGGGGGTGGTCGTGGGGGCCCCCCGCggtgctctggggctgctggtcCCTGCGAAAGCGCATCATCCCCATCAGACAGGCGGGTCTGGGTACCCGCAGGAGACTCCTCGCGCACACGCACGTCCCCGCGATGCGCCGGCCGCGGGGCTCTGTGCACACACCTCCAGCACGGCCACGGCCTCGCACGCACCCACCTTTCGCTTTCCACTGTCATCTTGATGGCGGTGGACACGTAGCCCCGTCCATCCTTGCCCGTCTGCTCTTCTGCTCAAAGGGGAGAAGCGTCCGTGAGCCACCACCCGGCACAGGGCCATGGCAACCCCCTTGTTCAGGGACTTCTCTCCAAACCGCGTCGCTGGGGAGGCCAACGTGAcacccatgtccccaccacTCACTGTTGTAGTGGCTGCCGAACGCCTGGTCCTTGGGGATGTTGGGGTAGAGGTTGCGGAGCTGCCCCAGGTCGCGGATGCGGTCGCCGAGGGAGCGGATGGACAGGTCCTTGGCAGAGAAGGGCTGGATGTTCTCCACCTGGCTGGACCCTGCGGGGGGACACGGCACAGAGCTCCGTCACCCGCCCCCCAGAacgccccatgtccccaagccgCGATGACACCCAGAGCAGCCGCTGTCCCCCCATCTCACCGTCCTTGCCCCGGATGACGTGAGCGATAGTGACGCCCCCGATCTCCGAGTCGCTGAAGCGGAGCAGGAAGGTCCCGTCAGGCTCGGTGCTCAGAAGCTTGCAGACGTACTGCTTGCTGATGAAGCCGACGATGAGCCTGGACGGATGGACAGACAAACAGTGAGCCAGGGTGGAGGGCAGGGACCAGGGCAAGCAATCCCACCAGGCCCATGGGCACCCACCTGTCTGACCAGTAACTCTTGAGGCATCTCTTGGTGAGGTCCAAGACTCCATCAAACCACTGCCAGAAGGTGAAGCCCCGACCAGGCAGGATCTCCTGGGGCGGAGCGGGGGCGTGAGGCTCCCCAGGGCCACGCCGGCCCCTGCCCGCCCTGGCCAGCCCTCCCAGTCACCTTGTTGAACTGGGCCCAGGAGACGCTGCGGCTCTGGAAGTCCTCGGGTCTGGCGCTGTGGTCATTGAAGATCTTCTGGGCCAGGAAGAAGTAGTGGTCCTTGAGGAGCCCCTTAGTGGTCTGCACCTCTGCCATGAACTTCAGGTTCAGCGTATCGCACATCTTCTCCCAGGGCACCCGCTCGGCCACCACGAAAGGCACCCGGTCCTGCGGCGGGGCCGACGGCGTCAGGACGGCGGGTCACGCACCGCCGGCTCCGTCCCTCGCCCCGCGGCACTCACGATCTCGGAGAAGGCGTTATCCCACAGCACGGTCGCTTTGGCGTTGTTGTCCTGGTTCCCGTGGACGATGACCACGATGGGCAGGGACAGGACCTGGGGCACAGAGCGGTTCCCCCTCAGCCCCAGGGACGCGGGGCGGCCGCGCTGGGACCGTCACAGGGGCCGTACGGGAGGGGGTCGGTACCTGGAGGTGGACGGACAGGTTGCCGGGGGTCAAGGCCACGGTGGTGCTGAACAGGACGGCACATTTCTCCTCCGTCACCGACTCAGATCCCTTCCGCTCACAGCGCTTGATCTTCTTCAGCAGCTACAAGGGGAGAGCTGAGCATCAGCCCTGGGCAAGCGCTGGCCCTGGGCCCTCTGCTGCTTTGACTGAAAACAGGTTGATTTCCTTCCTGCATTACAAACCTTCCTCTTTCCCAGCCAGCACGCTCATGATTTGCACtcagtttgagaacaagcagataccagcccagcacagggttCATGTTTTGAATCgctctgctctgagagccaaggacactctgagctctgcccacaggtgtgaggcagcgaggaaggggatggacggacagagctggactgacaccCACACGGAGCAATCAGTGTTCCAgcccattagtgtcatgcttcgTATATAAGGAGTCAGGGCCTTCTAGTTGTCTCTGTTCTTCTGCCTTCTTGCTCGCTTGCTCTTCTTTTTTGGTGCAGCCGGGGGAGTTTTTGGTGCGGGACGTTTAGTTCGGCTtttaccattttgcagaggcctctgagcctttctgcctttctcctctcttttctctctctgggatcggctttgggaccaggtgccgtttcctggcactggctgctcagtgtgttcatgaggaattgccttgactatcttttatttctattttctatcTATATTTACTAGCagtgtattttgttattttattaaactgtgttgatctcaatccaagtttctcctttcccttctgattctctcccatATTGGGGAGGGTGGGTGAGTGACTATCGTGGTTGTATTACCCACTCAGGTCCAACCACGACAGCCCCCAGCCCACCCGCCAGCCCGTCCCATCCGCCCCCGGCTCGGGACACTCACCACGTTCTTGAAGTTGGCGCAGCAGGTCCCGCTGGCGGGGTTGGTCTCCAGGGCCACCACGTTGTGCATGATCTCCCCCGTGCTCTCGCTGTGCGGGGAGGGGGTCAGGGGGTGCCCGGCATGGCCGCCCCCTCGCCGCCCCCCCGGCTGCTCACCTGAGGGTGCCGCTGTAGGCGCTGAGCGCCAGCTCCCGCGCCTGCTTCTCCGTCACCATGTCGGCGCGCACCGTGTAGGGCTTGGCCGCCGCCTTCAGCAGCTGCGGGCCCAGCAGGAACCGCACGCTTGCCTGGAACTTGGTTTGGGTCTTCAGCACCTGCGGTGGCTGCTTCTCCACCATGAAGGAGCTGGGGAGCGGGGGAGACCATGGTGCCCGGCACAGCatcccccagcagctctgccgccACCAAGCCCTGCGCGTTACCTCTTGACCAGGCTGGACAAGACCTCGTTGAAGCGCTCCAGGAGCCGGGGCAGCAGTTCGGGCCCCAGCTCCGCGCTCGCCGCCATCACCTGCTGGTGCAGCTGGAAGTGAACCTCCACCAGGCTCTCGCACCTGCCGAGGAACCGTGGGGACACAGGCACCCTCAGCCACAGCCGAGCTGGACCCCGAGCGTCCCCAGGGAGTGGAGtgggccagggggctgctctgtgtccccgtgtcacctcACCTCTTCTGCAGCGGAGCCAGGTTCTCCTCAAAGACAGCGCCGTTCCCCgccagctgctgctccctcttCCAGATCTGGATCCTCTTCAGGACCTGCTGCTTGGCCGCCTCCAGCTCCTTCACGGCCTCCAGGATCAggctgggcagctcctggggggcagCACCAGCCGTGGGGCTCTGGCCCCCCAGCAGAGACTCACAGCCGCGCTCCATCCCCCCGGACACCGAGACCCCCGGAGCTCGTTGGCTCCTTCCTCAGCTACTCCAGACCCCACTCACGCTCTCCGGGGGTTTCGCTTCTGTCTTCAGCTGCGGGTCCCGCACATTTGGctgcagagaggctgtggatgAAGGACGGGGGTGTCCCCGTTATCCGGGGTCTGCAGGACACCCCAGGGGCTGCGTCCCCATGCCAGCCCCATCCCCTCACCCGCGGGGCCGTCCCGCAGCGCCTGGATCTCACGGACGCGATGCTGCAGCCGCTTCAGCCCCAGGCTGAACTTCAGCTCCTCCTGGCGCCGGTGGAAGCTGAGGGGCAGGTGCCGGTcctggggcagagcagagagcggTAAGGGGGGCCCCGACACCCCCAAACATCAGGGTGCCCCGAGGAGGGGCAAAGGGACCACGCACCCGCTTCAGCACAGCGGCTTTCTCCCCGTCCAGGATGGCTCGCAGCACGGCCACTAGCCGCAGCGGGTCCCGCCGGTAGGCGTTCTGCGGGGACACAACGACGGGGTGTCAGGACAcgtgtcccccagccccgttTTGGGTCCCCTCCCCACAGCAAACGACGCCGAGCAGCCTCGGGGGTTTCACGACGCGAAGAGCGGGACAGACCACAACTCGCTGTTGTTctgacagagctgctttccagctttaAAACCGGTATAAACCGTGTGCGAAAAAACACAAATCAacttaaaattacaaaaagaaatcaaagcaaagcaaagtcTTCTTTCCACAAGCATCTCCTCGAGATGCCTGCGGAAGATCCTCCCGCTGCCTTGGCCTGGGTGGATCCTTCTAGCGAGAACATGGGGAGGAATTTCCCCGCTGGCTCCGGCTCCCTGCACCCTGTGCCAGCTCCTGCGGCCTCTGAGCATTTCCCAAATTAGCCACTTCCCAAAACAGCAGCAGCGAGCGGCCGGACAGCGCACCCGATGCCTCCAGAGCACCGGCGGCTCCGCCACCGAATCCCGGAGCCCCAGGGCCTGCCCCGTGTCCAGACGCAGCTCTGGGGACAAACCCAGCCTGCGGTTCTGGGGACAAAAGGCTCCGGTTTGGTGTCCCACAGTTCACGCATCCCATGGGGCAGCACCCGGCTCTCCCAGCAGCCAGAGCTTCCCCCACGGGGGGCTCTGGAGAAATAGGGGCGCGATGGGGTGAGGGATGGCGGGAGGAAGGAACATGGGAGGGTGGCTCTTCTTGAGcgttttaaacacaaaaaaaagccctaaatTGAAACATCTGCGTGTTTTCctacaattttaaaaaggaagattcTTCTTTTGGAAAGTTACCCCTTTCCCCAGAAGTTATGACTAAAGCAGATCCCTTCCCAAATGTATATTAAAAGTGTCTGTTACCAAAAAGCAGGGCTTGCAAGCAGAACAGGGCTCTAAGAGCTTCGCTGGCAGGAGAGAGAGCACAGGGGTTAAATCTGCAATCACAGAGGGTGGAAGAGACAGAGAGCAATTCAACAGACCTCCATAAACAGCCCAGAAAAGAAACCCAGCACGCACAGGCGGACACGGAGGAGGAAACGCAGCACAATGTGCGGCACGGAGGAAGGAGAAATCAAACAAGCAGAAATGGGGAACATCTGGCGAGGCGGCTGCCCCGGGGCTGGCGGCCGTGGGACACGGGGGAGGCTcccccggggctgggggcggcCGTGGGGCCTGGGAGGTTGTGGCCACGGGGGCAGCTCCGGCGGGCACCTGAGGGGCTGCAGAACCGCAGCAACAAGGGGAAGCCGGGGGGACAACCGCAGTTGCGGTGGTGACAGCGCGAGCGCTGCGGCGAGATGGGGGTCAGCCCCAGGACACGAAACCCCTCCCGTCCTCCTGAAgtgccccccaaatcccccatCGCTGGGTCCACACAAGCTCGTTGCTCATGGATGGCCCTGGGCCTTGATGCAGGTGTCAAGTGGAGACCAACTCATGGCGTCGGCCCCATCGAGCGGTGCTTGAACCAGCGAATCCAAAGTATAAAATAATGGTGGCGCAAGCGCCGCCCCAGCACGACATGACCCTGAGGGTCCCCGCTCGCGGCCCCTGCGCACCTCGACGCCGCTGATTTGCTGCAGGATCTGGCACTGCTGCCCGTCGCTGCCGGCAGCGCCGCGGAGCTTCTCCAGCATGGCCGCCAGCATCCCGCTGGCCACGCTGGTGCAGAAGGCGTCGGAGCCATTGATGAACTccctggagaggagaaaaggTTGGGCGGACGGACACGAATCCTCCACCCTCCCCTGTGCAGCCACGCTCGCTTTGGAGAGGAAGGGGACACCTGGATTTCCAGGGGAAATGTGCTGCACGAACAAGGGCGAATTGTGCTCGGAGAGCGAGGAGGCGGCTCCCTGGAGAGGCCGCGGCTCCCGAAACCTCCCGAAACCTCTCCCACGTGTACGCCTGGCTGCTGCACACCCGCCCATCCCTACCAGCCCCATCGCCGCGGCGCGACCCACGCCGCTGCCCCCGGGTCCTGGAGCCACACGGGACTCACCAGGGCTGGTTCTCCAGCCAGTCGGCCAGGAGACAGCGCAGGCTGTGGGGAAACTCCGTGAAGAGGCCGCTGAACTCCTCCGGCGGCATGTGGGAGACGATGCTCCAGAGGGACATCCTGGCAGCTGTCACCTGCGGAGGAACAAGGGGACGAGGCGTGAGCGGGGTGCCCGGAGCACCGGCGGCTCCTCGGGGATGGCAGGCGAGTCCCTTCGCTGCCTGAACCTGCTGctcggcaggaggaggaggaggagcaggaagccCAATCCAGGATCGGCCTCTTGGGCAATCCTGGGCGGGCAAGCAGCCCgcttgtgcctcagtttcccgcACCCCTGGGGAATCCCTGCGCCTCCTGCTGTGGGTGACACGCAGGGAGACGCCGAGGGCTGGGCAAGCGCCACTGGCCTTGGCGTCGGAGATGGGGGAGCCggtgggagcagggagggcGTGAAACCCCAGAGCACGGcgaggctgctctgctggggggTCTCAGCGAGGGgctgctccccaaaacctcccTGAGGAAGGCGCCTCACTTGGGCACAGCCGAGGACCTGGAGTGGAAACCCCCCCTGGAAAGCCTGGGGGGTCacggcccagcccggcccacAGATTCTCCGGGTGTCGCAGCCTCGACAGCCGCCACCCCCAGCCGTGCCTGCCCCGTCCTGCCCACGCCATGTCACTTCCCGACAGCCCGCTCCCCTCCGCCCCGCTGCCCCCCACGCTCACACCCTCCGGGCCCGGCCGGTGAGGGCGTCACTGCCCCGGCACAGACGCACCTCGCTGCCGCTTCCCCGGGCCGGGACGCAGGCCGGATCCTGCGGTGGGCACGAAGCACCGGCCAGGGCGGCCGCGGGCCCCCGGCCAGCCCGTCCACCCGGGGCCGCGTCCCCGTCCCCGCGAGCAAACAGCCGAGCGGGGCTCACGTCACGCGTCCTCGCGGGCAGCGCGTTCCCCGCGGGCCTGGGCTGCGCTGCGAGAGCCGAGGCGGAGGTGGAGCCGCCGGGGACTTTGAGAAACCATGCAAGGGGAAGGAAGCCAGCGTCACTGGGGCAACGTCGCAGCGAGCGCAAAACAACCGCGCCGCCAGCTCAGCGCCGGCCGCCCCGCCGGGACGAGGGGCCCGCCCGGCGCCGGCGGTGCGGCCCTGGGTGCTCCATGGCCTGCGGGACGTGGGCAGCGCGGTGGGACCGGCTCCGCTAGAGCCCCACGTGCTGTCCCAGGGAGCGACCCCGGCACACGGAGGCTCGACCCCCGGCCACGCCAAGCCCAGCGCTTCCAGGAACGCGTTTGTTTCTACTCTGCCGGGCTGGCCGGAGCAAATGGATCCTGATGACTCGCTGCAGCGCAAGCCCGAGGGCTGAGTTTGCTCCAGAGGGGTCAACGCGCGGTGGGAATCGCACCCGGGAGCGCTGCCTCGGCGAGGTGGTGGCTGCTGGCACGCCGGGAACCAAGACAGGAGGAATGAACAGCCTCTCATTTTGTGATCCTCAAGATGTAatccccatcctcctcctccccccccatTAAAACCTGTATTTCTGCTTAGCCCTGGGAGGCTGGTAAGTGGCAACCCGGGACGTAAGCTGGGCATGCCTGAATTTGCAAAGTCTGTCGGAGATGCTGTGCTCCTCctccacagccccagctccccgcCAGCCCAGGGGACAACAGCTCGGAGGAGCTCGGCATGGGGTCAGACCCGTCCCCTCCGGGCACCAGCCACCGCggctcctccagcccagccGTGCCCTGCGTCCTCCCCACCCTCATTGCCatgttttcctcctctgctccttctgCAGAACAGCCCTTCCCTGCCGGGACCCAGCCGCGGCGGCGATGCCCCAGCCGAGGCCGCGCTGCATGGGGGGTCCCTTGAGAGAAGCCGGCGTGCCCAGGATCAGGCCCCAGTGGCACCCCGGAGAATGGCGCTGGGGGCAGGGACCAGGCCAGGGCTGCCCGGCACAGGGATGTGAGACACGTCCTGGAAAGCCGAGGTGGGAGCCCTGAGCCTGGAACTGCCACCTGGGGAAACCCCACGGCTGCGAGGAGCCTCCGGCGCGATGGTGGGGCAGGATACGGCGCCTGGTGTAGGGGAGCAGCGCCTGGGCTGTGCCTGCTCCCCCTTCCAAATCACAGTCGGCGCAGCCACTTTCACTTCCTCCTCCACCCCAGGGGCCATTTCACCTCCTCGGTGGGGCCGGAGGTCCCTGGGGCTGGGAGTCCAGGCACAGGAGGGGACCAGTGACCCCTAGAGATCGGTGAACCCCAGACATCGGGCTATGCTGACTCATCAGGCCGTGGGAAACCAAGTCAACATCCCAGAAGCAAGAGCTGCCGTACGGCTCATGGTTGTTACTCATTAACCACCGGCACTTCCTGGCAGCAGAGCGCAGCCCCCCACCCTCGGGGCCACCTCTCCCCACACGTCGGGGGAACCAGGACTGCGAGGGACCCCCTTCCTGGCTGGTTCCCCTCTGCCCTCCCCAGTTTCCCAGcccagaggctgctggaggaaggagctggggctggcagcTCGCGGGCACACACATCCTGTGCCTTCCCCATCCTCCTGGGTGCTGAGCAGAGATTTCCCCGGGGCTTTCTCAGAACCTCGGAGGTTTCCCAGTGCTTGGCGCCCAGGACACCTGGGCTCAGCTCTAGCGTCAGGACACAGCCCGTGGAACCTCGCTGCCTCTCCAAACGCCACGGTTTCCCCAGGGTGCTGAGGAGGCAACGCTGCCGGCACTATAGCCAAGACCAAGGCAAGGGAACGCTGTCCCAGATGGCAGGATATGGTGACAGCGCCGCGGCAAGACACCGCAGTGCCTGTGTGGCAGCAGGGTCAGGCCACAGCCAGCAGTGAAAGCTCTTCTGATTCAGAAGAAGAGGAGCAGGGCCTTCCCCAGCTGACCCAGCCCCAGCATGACTCAAGGCACGGGGAGTCCAGACTGAATCCAGTCCCCAGGAGCTCGCTGTCCCATCTGCGGGACTGGGGTGGCTGGTGCTCCCACCGCCGCAATTCTTTGCCGCAGACACCTTTCTCTCCAGACACCAGGGTGCCAGCAGCTGCATCCACTTGCCAGCTGGGTGCTGTGGACTTTGGGCCCGGCAGCCCCACCGCACACCTGGGCGGGCGAGGACCAGGCGGCATCCCCAGCTGCGTGGCCACCGGAGCCGCGACAcctgccagcccagctccagAGCGCCCACCCGGGGGCTCCACAGCCCCCAAAGCCCCTTCGCTGTCCCACTCCGGACGTCCCTGCGAGGCCACGTCCCGGCCAGCGCCGCTCCCGCCGGAGATCCCGGTTCATCTGCGGGGATTCGCCCCGGAGGTGCCCGCCGGGGATCCCCACCCCGGGCATCGCCCGTCCCGCTGCCAGGAGTCCCCCTGCCCACCCGCTCGGCTCTCGGCCGCCCGGACCTTGGCACGGGTCCCGCGCCCGTGAGCCCACCCCAGGACCCCCGCGCCAGCTCCGCTTCCCCGGGGCTGCCGCTCTCCGCCGAGGGCCCCGGTACCCAGCCCGgtgcccctgccccagccccggggcggggcgggaggcgTTGGGCGGCGGAAGGGGCCGCTGCGGGGCCAGCACCGGGTCCTGGTCCCCTCTCCGGgagccgccccggccccgccgccggtACCGGCTCCGCGCCCCCGTTACCTGGCGGAGCCGCCGCTggcgcggggcggccgggctgggccgggccgtGCGGCCCCTCAGTCCATGGCGGCGACCGGGCGGGTCCCGCGGCTGCTCCGCTCCGGCGGAAAGCGCCGAGCGCCAGGAAAGGGGAGGAGACGCGCGGGCGGCGGGTGCGCACTTGGGGGGGGCACCGGCCGGGCCTCGGCGGCTCCCCGGGACCCAGCGACCCTGCGTGTGACACCCACCCGCGGCCCCGTGCCCCCTCTCGCCCCGCGTCCGTGTCGTGGCCCTTTGCCGCGGAGCACCCCGAACCCCGCGGAGCGGAGCCGGGCTGGTGGTCCCGGTACCGCACGCTCTGATTCCCGTGTCCCCGTGCTGCGGTTTGAGTCCCGGTCTGTGGCCCCCGTGCCCGTGCGCGGGGTCCCGGGGAGGAACGGTGCACATCGCCTTAGGGGCTTCTTGCTACACCAAGGAGCTCCTTGCATGGGGGGCTCATTGCGGGAGGGGGGTCGCTGCTCGGTGGGTCCCTACACCTTAAGGATGTGGCCCGTTTCCCCCCCAGGAGAGCGCCTGTGGCCGCTCCTACATCCCCCGCCGGAACGGGGGGAGCCCGCACCGGGCAGGACTACCCCGGCGCCGCCAGGGCGCGCTGCCGCACCGCCGGTGCCACCGGACCCGGTCCTtggggcggggccgccgccggAGCCCCGTGGTGCGCAGCCCCCGGGGTCGGGTCTCCGCATTCCCTCATCGCCGCTGAACCCCCGGTGCTCGGGGCCGTAACGAGCACCGGACGTGTCGGCAGCACCGAGGTGACCCGTCCCAGACCTTCCACCCGTTGCTCGCGTTTGCCCTTTGCAGGGGGACCCTCAATGGTTGACCGGTGGTCTCGGCCCACACGGAGTTGGCGTTGGCATCTGCAGCAAGACCCTGCAAGGCGCTGGGGGTGCAAGGGGCTGCAATGGCCTTCATCCCGACAGCTTTAGGGCGCCACGGGGTGCACTGCCCTGGGGGGGCAGCAGAGcccacagggcaggggctgcgtGGAAAGGGGGCTGTGCAGAGCCACCCAGGCGGGTCCTGGCCGGGGGCCACGCGTGGGAGGAACGCTGAGCACACAGCTGCAGCCATCCTGGCCATCTCTACTCCGCAGGGCTTGCGCAACCTCCGGGGCCTCTGGCGCAATGGTGGGGGGACGCAGAGCAGCCCTTTAGACTCCCCATGCACCCTCGGGCGTGTGCCCCTGCTGGCCCTTCTGCAGGGGGGGCTTCTGTGGAACATCTGGACCTTCCTCCTGAACATCTGGCATAGCAGCAGCCTGAACCAGCACCACCGCCATGGACGGCTGCTTCTCCCCCCACGCCTCTGCCAGCACGGCTGCCTCGGTGGGGTGGGGACAGGCATGTGACATCATTGTTTTAAGAGGTGACATCACTTGGGTGGGTTGCAGGCAGCTCCGGCTCTGATGTCAGGGCTCTGAGATGGTGGCCACAGCTGTGGTGGCAGGGGAGTGACaaggggcagcaggagggagctggaCCCATGGGGACTGAGCTGGGATAGGGTGGTCAGATGGCACTGAGCTtggccggggggggggggtccgTGCTGCCAGACCCCCACCTGGCCAGCATCCCCCACCACAGCTTGGGTCGCACCCAGGGCCCTGGAGCCAGCTGGATCCTGGGACTTTTGAAAGTGTTGCAATTATTGGCAGAGTGGCCGCGGCTGTGACCACTCAAAAACGCAGATTACGGTGGCGGAGACTCGTTACCAAACAGCCGAGGCAGGATGAAATGTTCCCTGCAGAGGAAAGGATGTTTTGGTGAGGCGAGACAACCGAGGTTGTTTTttggggatggagctgctgcGGCTCTGCCAAACCCCACAGTGGGCTTGTGTGGCAGAGCGTGGGGAACCAGCTCTGCCTCGGCTCAAGCTGGGCAACTGAAACCCAGCTCCGGGCTGAGCCGTGTGCTTGGCCCTGGTGACAACGGGGCCCGGTTGTGGCCCAGCTCTCCCGTCCCGGTGGAGGGACATGGTTGGGGCCCGGGCACAGCAGGATGCACCACCTGGTGTGGGGGGGCACACACAGTGCCACAGGCAGCCCCTGCTGTGGCTGCCCCTGGCCTGCCCTGTGCACCACATCCTGCACTCTATCCCGctccccatcctgcaccccaccCTACATATACCCCATCCCGTACATACCCCACTCCATACCCTATCCCGTACATACCGCATCCCATACCCTATCTTGTACCCCCTCCCGTACCACATCGCGCTCCCCATCCCATACATCCCGCACCCCATCCTGTGCCATACCATTCCGTACCCCATCCCATACCCTATCTCGTACCCCCTCCCGTGCCCACGCCGCCCCCGGGGACGCAGCCCCTCCACCCCACGCGCATGCGCGGCCGCGGCGTACGAccccccccccgcgccgctccccccgccccgttcTCCacgcgcggcggcggcggctcgaGCCCGGTGACGTcaggcgggcggcggcgcgcgctccatccatccctccgccgcggcggcggcgcgcgcagccccccccgccccctcctGCCgcccccggcgccgccgccgccgccgcccagCCCGGAGGGtccgcccgccccggcccgcccccgcccgcgccccctccctccctccctccgcGGATGTCGGTGCGCGGGCCCGGGACGCGCCGCCCCGCGGGCAGCACGGCGTGAGGAGCCGCCGCCGAGCCGCCGGCATGGGGCCGCTGCTGCCCCTCGCCGggtgcctgctggccctgctggccgcgcccgccgcccgcgCCCTCGAAGGTGAGTGCGGGGCCGCGCGGGGCGGGCGCCGGtgcggagcggagcgggcggCGGGGACGCCGGGCCGGGGGGCAGCGCC contains:
- the STAT6 gene encoding signal transducer and activator of transcription 6 isoform X3, producing MAWAGRGRHGWGWRLSRLRHPENLWAGLGRDPPGFPGGVSTPGPRLCPSDSCQDVPLEHRLPHAAGGVQRPLHGVSPQPALSPGRLAGEPALGVHQWLRRLLHQRGQRDAGGHAGEAPRRCRQRRAAVPDPAANQRRRDLTPVLSLLPAKLLEPCSACKPCFLNAYRRDPLRLVAVLRAILDGEKAAVLKRDRHLPLSFHRRQEELKFSLGLKRLQHRVREIQALRDGPAASLQPNVRDPQLKTEAKPPESELPSLILEAVKELEAAKQQVLKRIQIWKREQQLAGNGAVFEENLAPLQKRCESLVEVHFQLHQQVMAASAELGPELLPRLLERFNEVLSSLVKSSFMVEKQPPQVLKTQTKFQASVRFLLGPQLLKAAAKPYTVRADMVTEKQARELALSAYSGTLSESTGEIMHNVVALETNPASGTCCANFKNVLLKKIKRCERKGSESVTEEKCAVLFSTTVALTPGNLSVHLQVLSLPIVVIVHGNQDNNAKATVLWDNAFSEIDRVPFVVAERVPWEKMCDTLNLKFMAEVQTTKGLLKDHYFFLAQKIFNDHSARPEDFQSRSVSWAQFNKEILPGRGFTFWQWFDGVLDLTKRCLKSYWSDRLIVGFISKQYVCKLLSTEPDGTFLLRFSDSEIGGVTIAHVIRGKDGSSQVENIQPFSAKDLSIRSLGDRIRDLGQLRNLYPNIPKDQAFGSHYNKEQTGKDGRGYVSTAIKMTVESERDQQPQSTAGGPHDHPQAQMFTPPMLQPELHPESLQSVLSPMCPPAPFCPPSVPTGYQHPPGDTSINMMVSDSLGSFPSPSQMLSPPLVMDPALPRCQDITFRNPMPFMHNQYLPGGPSPEPRDEEMPELAPFPSMVEAPLSSSTRWMPPSMDLPPSSDFEQFLHDMELEDPALCPHFAPPLQRTGYPSPSTSCWGSGESRWDDSVRPGHA